A portion of the Nitrospira defluvii genome contains these proteins:
- a CDS encoding HepT-like ribonuclease domain-containing protein — translation MWRDDAYLLDMLIAARRVIEFRADLTWEQFRQSGLHQHAITKALENIGEAAGKVSEEARAKLPAVPWKQVIVMRHRIAHDYFRLDLLRVWDITLHDVPALIAAIEPHIPPEQP, via the coding sequence ATGTGGCGGGATGATGCGTATCTGCTCGATATGCTGATCGCGGCAAGGCGTGTCATTGAATTCCGTGCCGATCTGACATGGGAGCAATTCCGGCAGAGCGGCCTGCATCAACATGCGATTACCAAGGCACTGGAAAATATCGGAGAGGCTGCCGGCAAGGTCTCTGAAGAAGCCAGGGCCAAGTTGCCTGCAGTCCCCTGGAAACAGGTGATCGTCATGCGCCATCGCATCGCACACGACTATTTTCGCCTCGACCTGTTGCGAGTCTGGGACATTACCCTTCATGATGTTCCTGCGCTGATCGCGGCGATCGAACCGCATATTCCGCCGGAACAGCCCTGA
- a CDS encoding DEAD/DEAH box helicase — MITLKDYQERVLESLRDFFRLTAQTTKPDAAFREVTRRFGEGAPYIPVPAAGLGADMPYVCLRVPTGGGKTLLACHAVGLAQRQFMRAERAVVLWLVPSHTILDQTADALRDPRHPYRRALELACGAVEVVTIDEALHLSRAAVDGQTVVIVSTIQSFRVEDTTGRRVYDQNGAFSEHVMNVPPDRLADLFPGADGKPKPSLVNALRLRRPIVIVDEAHNARTDLSFATLGNVLPSCIVEFTATPAREKTPSNVLHRVSAAELKTAQMVKLPLRVVTRHPSQRDQLLAEALTLRADLEKLAVLEGQQTAEYIRPILLIQAERVDACEPLRDRLVREFGLSKDEVKISVGRLDELKGVKDIASPKCQVRVIITVEKLREGWDCPFASVLCSLKETWSATAIEQIVGRILRLPDAKAKQHPDLNCAYAFSVSDSITTVLAELREALEHNGFTKAEAERIILSVPQGTLPLSVQPQTVTFAPTEIDPTLAQVQEAALAGKVRIDAAAGTITIVVPLDQDDTDRVKSCVCTPEAKAMLEVAVEAVSQAERAFGGSGKPRKPSPYEQQVDFLVPLLCFAENGMLYEFESTFLLEHPWKLSEKDASLPAAYNPLARPYGKVGVIDVGQKGDVQTTLMGDTGDADFVGTLHQQMFQFSGQDDWSVERLVAWLDREIDHHDIPVGESAEFLRKVIRGLTAKYGIADIGILALDRFRLRDEIAARIQEHREGERKASFQMLLLSDSPLTVTEARTINFKTMGYEPSRVYEGGFQFQKHYFGPKPGELTEKTAEGRVTEEFQCAQFLDGLPQVRFWVRNLVRKPTSFRLQTSKDWFYPDFLCQLKDGRTLAVEYKGRHLFDGIDAEDKRAIGAIWASRSGGRCLFVMPTEGDFSGIVGALQGQ; from the coding sequence GTGATTACGCTCAAGGACTACCAGGAGCGGGTGTTGGAGTCGCTACGGGACTTCTTCCGCCTCACTGCCCAGACTACGAAGCCGGATGCCGCCTTTCGGGAGGTCACGCGTCGGTTTGGTGAAGGCGCGCCCTACATTCCGGTTCCAGCTGCAGGGCTAGGGGCGGACATGCCCTATGTGTGTTTGCGGGTGCCGACCGGCGGCGGCAAGACCTTGCTCGCCTGTCATGCGGTGGGGCTGGCTCAGCGCCAGTTTATGCGGGCTGAGCGAGCAGTTGTACTCTGGCTGGTGCCGAGTCATACGATCCTGGACCAAACGGCGGATGCGCTACGCGATCCGCGCCATCCATACCGACGGGCGTTGGAACTCGCCTGTGGGGCGGTCGAAGTTGTGACCATTGACGAGGCATTGCATTTGTCTCGGGCGGCTGTGGATGGGCAGACTGTCGTGATCGTCTCCACCATTCAATCGTTCCGGGTCGAGGACACGACCGGGCGCAGGGTCTATGACCAGAACGGCGCGTTTTCCGAGCATGTAATGAACGTTCCTCCCGACCGCCTTGCGGATCTTTTTCCCGGTGCGGACGGGAAACCCAAACCGTCTCTTGTGAACGCGCTACGGCTTCGGCGACCGATTGTCATCGTGGATGAGGCGCACAATGCCCGGACCGACCTGTCTTTTGCGACGCTCGGCAACGTCTTGCCCTCGTGCATCGTCGAGTTTACGGCGACACCGGCGCGTGAGAAGACTCCGTCCAACGTCCTGCATCGTGTCTCGGCGGCGGAATTAAAAACGGCGCAGATGGTAAAGTTGCCGTTGCGGGTTGTCACCCGACACCCAAGTCAGCGGGACCAACTGCTGGCGGAAGCCCTCACGCTTCGAGCCGATCTGGAAAAGCTCGCCGTTCTGGAAGGGCAGCAGACGGCCGAATATATCCGTCCCATTCTCCTGATTCAGGCCGAGCGGGTCGATGCCTGTGAACCGCTACGTGACCGGTTGGTGCGCGAGTTCGGGCTTTCCAAAGACGAGGTGAAGATCTCCGTCGGCCGGCTCGACGAACTCAAAGGGGTGAAGGATATTGCCTCGCCGAAGTGCCAGGTTCGGGTGATCATCACGGTGGAGAAATTGCGTGAGGGGTGGGATTGCCCCTTTGCCTCTGTGCTCTGCAGCTTGAAGGAAACCTGGTCGGCCACGGCGATTGAGCAAATTGTCGGGCGCATTCTTCGGTTGCCGGACGCCAAGGCGAAGCAACATCCTGATCTGAACTGCGCCTATGCCTTTTCTGTCTCGGATTCGATTACAACGGTGTTGGCGGAACTGCGCGAGGCGTTGGAACACAATGGGTTCACGAAGGCAGAGGCCGAACGGATCATTCTTTCCGTGCCGCAAGGCACGCTGCCGCTCAGTGTGCAACCGCAGACTGTGACCTTCGCACCGACCGAGATCGATCCAACCCTTGCTCAAGTGCAGGAAGCCGCGCTCGCGGGAAAGGTACGCATCGATGCCGCAGCGGGCACGATCACGATCGTTGTTCCGCTCGATCAGGATGATACCGACCGGGTCAAGAGTTGTGTCTGCACGCCTGAAGCAAAAGCCATGCTGGAAGTGGCCGTTGAGGCAGTGAGTCAAGCGGAACGGGCTTTCGGCGGAAGCGGAAAGCCCAGAAAGCCGTCGCCGTATGAGCAGCAGGTAGACTTTCTTGTGCCGCTGCTCTGCTTTGCCGAGAACGGCATGCTGTACGAGTTCGAAAGCACCTTTTTGCTCGAACACCCCTGGAAATTGAGCGAGAAAGATGCGTCGTTGCCCGCGGCGTATAACCCGCTGGCTCGTCCGTATGGAAAGGTTGGGGTGATCGATGTCGGACAGAAGGGCGACGTCCAGACGACGCTCATGGGCGATACCGGCGATGCCGATTTTGTCGGCACGCTGCACCAACAGATGTTTCAATTCAGCGGTCAAGATGACTGGTCTGTAGAAAGGCTCGTCGCCTGGCTGGATCGGGAAATCGATCACCACGACATTCCCGTCGGGGAATCGGCAGAGTTTCTTCGGAAGGTTATTCGTGGGCTGACGGCGAAGTATGGCATTGCGGACATCGGTATTCTGGCGCTCGATCGATTCCGGCTCCGCGATGAAATTGCGGCGCGTATTCAGGAACATCGCGAAGGTGAGCGGAAGGCGTCATTTCAAATGCTGCTCCTATCCGACTCACCGCTCACGGTGACCGAAGCGCGCACGATTAATTTCAAGACCATGGGCTATGAGCCGAGCCGCGTGTATGAGGGCGGCTTTCAGTTTCAGAAGCATTACTTCGGACCCAAGCCCGGTGAGTTGACGGAAAAGACGGCCGAAGGGCGGGTCACAGAAGAGTTTCAGTGTGCGCAGTTTCTCGATGGACTTCCCCAGGTGAGGTTCTGGGTGAGAAATCTGGTTCGCAAACCCACGTCATTCCGGCTGCAAACCTCCAAGGACTGGTTCTACCCGGATTTTCTGTGTCAACTGAAGGATGGCCGTACGCTAGCTGTTGAATATAAGGGGAGGCACCTCTTCGACGGGATCGATGCCGAGGACAAACGAGCGATTGGGGCGATCTGGGCTTCTCGAAGCGGTGGCCGTTGTCTGTTTGTGATGCCGACCGAGGGCGACTTTTCGGGTATCGTGGGAGCTCTGCAGGGACAATGA
- a CDS encoding DUF2167 domain-containing protein — MICRHIGLLLLLFGLMVGVPVSPSMADEAKPAALPWIMGPTDAKLGDQALLKLPKGYQFLGAQETQQLLKQMGNFPSGSELGLITATGEGEEWFMVVRYIDAGYVKDDEAANWDADALMAAIKEGTDEDNRRRQAQGFPPLVIRDWEEKPHYDKAANKVVWAISAQERDSVGVNYNTLALGRQGYLSMNMVGSLEQLAVLKPHVGLLLANVEFVEGKRYTDFNSTTDKVAAVGLSALIAGAAIKSGLLAKLWAVVVPLILAGKKLLMLLVIALGGLAAKYFNRKPKPEQAGGDGGPSS; from the coding sequence ATGATTTGTCGCCACATCGGGCTGCTGCTCCTGTTGTTCGGCTTGATGGTCGGCGTTCCTGTTTCACCGTCGATGGCCGATGAGGCGAAACCGGCGGCGCTTCCCTGGATCATGGGGCCGACCGATGCGAAGTTGGGCGATCAGGCCCTGCTGAAATTGCCGAAGGGCTATCAATTTCTCGGCGCCCAAGAGACGCAGCAATTGCTGAAACAAATGGGGAACTTCCCCTCCGGTTCCGAGCTGGGCTTGATTACGGCGACAGGTGAAGGGGAAGAGTGGTTCATGGTGGTGCGGTACATCGACGCGGGGTATGTAAAAGACGACGAGGCGGCCAACTGGGACGCCGATGCGCTGATGGCTGCAATCAAGGAAGGGACAGACGAGGATAACCGACGGCGGCAGGCTCAGGGCTTTCCCCCGCTGGTCATTCGTGACTGGGAGGAGAAGCCTCATTACGACAAGGCGGCGAACAAGGTGGTGTGGGCGATTTCCGCGCAGGAACGTGACTCGGTCGGGGTCAACTACAACACGTTGGCCTTGGGGCGGCAGGGCTATCTGAGCATGAACATGGTGGGGTCGTTGGAGCAGTTGGCGGTGCTGAAACCCCATGTCGGCCTGCTGCTGGCCAATGTGGAGTTTGTTGAAGGCAAGCGGTACACCGACTTTAACAGCACGACCGACAAGGTGGCGGCGGTGGGGCTCTCGGCGCTGATTGCCGGGGCGGCCATCAAATCGGGGTTACTGGCGAAGCTCTGGGCGGTCGTCGTGCCGCTCATCCTGGCCGGAAAGAAGCTGTTGATGCTCCTGGTGATTGCGCTCGGTGGGCTTGCGGCCAAGTATTTCAACAGGAAACCCAAGCCGGAGCAAGCGGGCGGGGACGGAGGTCCGTCCTCGTGA
- a CDS encoding site-specific DNA-methyltransferase, with protein sequence MPTLNWIGKEAVVNHHQQVPFHLLKDVPDLACGEPGNGNLIVQGDNLVALKALLPYYAGQVKCIYIDPPYNTGNEGWVYNDNVNSPVIREWLGKVVGKEGETLDRHDRWLCMMYPRLALLRQFLREDGIIFVNIGSDESGHLCVLLDEIFGPRNRIAVAAWETAYTANQTAKHISETTDFIYVYSLNFDRATVGKFNRSEEQLAKFKNSDNDWRGPWKSENLSAGKFYAAGQFEITGPTGKKFSPPPGRYWRCNETQFKAWLADGRITFGKNGTGRPMLKKYRDEILNGLTPTTWWKHEDFGTAKDASIELKSLFGGDAIFSTPKPTRLLERVLQIATQPGDLVLDSFAGSATTGQAVLQLNKQDSGGRRFILVEMEPKIARDITAERVRRVAQGYKNAKGEQVEGLGGGFRYCELGEPLFDESGKIRETVSFADLARHVYFTETGEPLPRGRVTKSPFLGECCGVGVYLLYNGILDDKSAQGGNVLTRSVLAQLPKFDGQKVIYCAGCLLGKDRLQAERILIRQTPYEIKVS encoded by the coding sequence ATGCCCACACTGAACTGGATCGGGAAAGAGGCGGTGGTGAATCACCACCAACAGGTGCCGTTTCACTTGCTGAAGGATGTGCCTGATCTCGCCTGCGGCGAGCCGGGCAACGGCAATCTCATTGTGCAGGGTGACAACCTCGTGGCGCTCAAGGCGCTGCTGCCCTATTACGCGGGCCAGGTGAAGTGCATCTACATCGACCCGCCGTACAACACGGGTAATGAGGGCTGGGTCTATAACGACAATGTGAACAGTCCGGTCATTCGTGAATGGCTCGGCAAGGTTGTAGGCAAGGAAGGCGAGACGCTCGATCGTCACGACCGCTGGCTCTGCATGATGTATCCGAGGCTGGCGCTGCTACGACAGTTTCTTCGGGAAGATGGCATTATTTTTGTCAATATAGGATCGGATGAGTCTGGCCATCTTTGCGTATTACTCGATGAGATCTTCGGTCCTCGAAACCGTATTGCAGTTGCGGCTTGGGAGACTGCGTATACGGCGAATCAGACGGCAAAGCATATTTCCGAGACCACCGATTTTATTTACGTGTACTCGCTGAACTTTGATAGGGCGACTGTGGGAAAGTTCAATCGGAGTGAAGAGCAACTTGCAAAATTCAAGAACTCAGACAATGACTGGCGCGGCCCATGGAAGTCTGAAAACTTATCTGCTGGAAAGTTCTATGCGGCGGGTCAATTCGAGATTACTGGTCCGACGGGCAAGAAATTTTCTCCTCCGCCGGGTCGCTATTGGCGCTGTAACGAAACGCAATTCAAAGCGTGGTTAGCCGATGGCCGCATTACATTTGGGAAAAATGGCACTGGCCGACCAATGTTAAAAAAATATCGCGATGAAATTCTTAACGGGCTCACGCCGACCACATGGTGGAAGCACGAAGATTTCGGAACCGCCAAAGATGCAAGTATTGAATTGAAAAGTCTTTTTGGCGGTGATGCTATCTTTTCCACGCCGAAGCCGACACGCTTGTTAGAGCGGGTGTTACAAATCGCCACTCAGCCAGGGGACCTTGTCCTTGACTCCTTCGCTGGCTCAGCAACTACAGGACAGGCCGTGTTGCAATTGAACAAACAGGACAGTGGCGGCCGCCGCTTCATCCTTGTGGAGATGGAGCCGAAGATCGCTCGCGACATTACCGCCGAACGGGTACGGCGGGTTGCTCAGGGCTACAAGAATGCGAAGGGGGAGCAGGTGGAGGGTCTCGGCGGCGGGTTTCGTTATTGTGAATTGGGTGAGCCGCTGTTCGATGAGAGCGGCAAGATCCGTGAGACTGTGAGCTTTGCGGATCTCGCGCGACACGTCTATTTCACCGAAACGGGCGAGCCGTTGCCGCGCGGGCGGGTGACAAAGTCGCCGTTCCTCGGCGAGTGTTGCGGCGTGGGGGTCTATCTGCTCTACAACGGCATACTCGACGACAAGAGTGCTCAAGGCGGTAACGTGCTCACGCGTTCTGTCTTGGCACAGCTCCCGAAATTCGACGGGCAGAAGGTGATCTATTGCGCTGGCTGCCTGCTTGGGAAAGACCGGCTGCAGGCGGAGCGGATTCTGATCAGGCAGACGCCCTATGAGATCAAGGTGAGCTGA
- a CDS encoding polyprenyl synthetase family protein, with protein sequence MNIKDYLEQNRLAVDRFLDQVSPPATTPPTTLHESMRYSLMAGGKRVRPILTIAAAEAVGTTPPGLMAVACSLEFIHTYSLIHDDLPSMDNDDFRRGKPTNHKVYGEAMAILAGDALLTMAFDLISRPELMKGCDAIRQVRILQELAYGSGNMGMVGGQVFDIQAENQDIDLPTLQNIHKHKTGMLIRAAVRMGAIAAGARDRQLDDMTGYAEDIGLAFQIADDVLNVTGTREELGKNPNTDAERGKKTYPTFYGVEGARKLADDCVTRAISRLDTFGPSADPLREIARYITARKN encoded by the coding sequence ATGAACATCAAGGACTACCTCGAACAGAATCGCCTGGCAGTCGACCGTTTTCTCGATCAGGTGAGCCCCCCTGCGACGACGCCGCCCACGACGCTCCACGAGAGCATGCGCTACAGTTTGATGGCGGGCGGCAAACGCGTCCGACCGATCCTCACCATAGCCGCAGCCGAAGCCGTCGGCACCACACCCCCTGGGCTGATGGCCGTGGCCTGTTCGCTGGAATTCATCCATACCTATTCTCTGATTCACGACGACCTGCCCTCCATGGACAACGACGACTTTCGCCGGGGCAAACCGACCAATCACAAGGTGTACGGCGAAGCGATGGCGATTCTGGCCGGCGACGCACTACTGACCATGGCCTTCGACCTCATCAGCCGGCCCGAGCTCATGAAGGGCTGTGACGCCATCCGGCAGGTACGCATCCTTCAGGAGCTGGCCTACGGATCCGGCAACATGGGCATGGTGGGCGGTCAGGTCTTCGACATTCAAGCCGAAAATCAGGACATCGATCTCCCCACGCTCCAGAACATTCACAAGCATAAGACCGGCATGCTGATCCGCGCCGCCGTGCGCATGGGCGCCATCGCCGCCGGGGCCAGGGATCGGCAGCTCGACGACATGACCGGGTACGCGGAGGACATCGGCCTGGCCTTCCAGATCGCCGACGATGTGCTGAATGTCACCGGGACGCGCGAGGAGCTGGGCAAGAATCCCAATACCGATGCGGAGCGCGGGAAGAAGACCTATCCGACGTTTTATGGCGTCGAGGGCGCGCGCAAACTGGCGGACGATTGCGTGACCCGCGCCATCAGCCGGCTGGACACATTCGGGCCTTCAGCCGACCCGCTCCGCGAGATCGCGCGCTACATTACTGCGCGGAAAAACTGA
- a CDS encoding DUF2914 domain-containing protein: MVSWQRFQSVLGKPYLPPLFFFSGVTYDTLVLTRIDRLRDNLLLLAYLSLLGFLIVLTGRLGTQEATVDDLPPDAPFFMKWVVQAKPYAPMAIQFLLGSLFSAYAIFYSKSATFAGTAVFFCVLVAFLVANEFLRSRLSNVQLLVSLYALVCFAFFTFFLPVMTGWMNAAIFLSGAVVTVLVVLRVVQLIYWNNSDRTSREAMLAGAPAVALVGLLVGFYFLNWIPPVPLSLKHGGIYHEVKRSGDRFELSFEKSWYEVWKASDTVIPADDPVYCFTAVFAPVALKTTIYHHWYYRPDPGQPFTDADRIPLKISGGREGGYRAYTFKEGLDPGDWRVDVEAEDGRVIGRMAVKVLDKTAVGSLSLTTVVY, encoded by the coding sequence ATGGTCTCATGGCAACGTTTCCAATCGGTCTTGGGGAAGCCCTACCTGCCCCCGCTGTTTTTCTTCAGTGGCGTGACGTACGACACGCTTGTGCTGACACGCATCGACCGTCTGCGCGACAACCTGCTCTTGTTGGCCTACCTGAGCCTGCTGGGTTTTCTGATTGTGCTGACCGGGCGTTTGGGGACACAGGAAGCCACGGTCGACGATCTCCCCCCGGATGCGCCGTTCTTCATGAAATGGGTGGTGCAAGCCAAGCCCTATGCGCCGATGGCGATTCAGTTCCTGCTGGGGAGCCTGTTCAGCGCCTACGCGATTTTTTATTCCAAGAGCGCCACCTTTGCCGGGACGGCCGTATTCTTCTGCGTCCTGGTGGCATTCCTTGTGGCGAACGAATTTCTCCGCAGCCGGCTGTCGAATGTGCAACTACTGGTGAGTCTCTACGCGCTCGTGTGCTTCGCGTTCTTCACGTTTTTCCTGCCCGTGATGACGGGATGGATGAATGCGGCGATCTTTCTCTCCGGGGCCGTGGTGACCGTGCTTGTCGTCCTGCGCGTCGTGCAGTTGATCTATTGGAATAATTCCGATCGTACGTCCCGCGAGGCGATGTTGGCCGGCGCTCCGGCGGTTGCTCTCGTCGGGCTGCTGGTCGGATTCTATTTCTTGAACTGGATTCCCCCGGTGCCGCTGTCGTTGAAGCACGGCGGCATCTATCACGAGGTGAAGCGTTCGGGTGACCGGTTTGAGCTGAGTTTCGAAAAGTCATGGTACGAGGTGTGGAAAGCTTCAGACACGGTGATCCCGGCCGACGATCCGGTCTATTGTTTCACGGCGGTGTTCGCGCCGGTGGCGCTCAAGACGACGATCTATCACCACTGGTATTACCGCCCAGACCCCGGTCAGCCCTTCACCGATGCCGACCGTATTCCGCTCAAGATTTCCGGTGGGCGGGAGGGAGGGTATCGTGCCTACACCTTCAAGGAGGGCCTCGATCCGGGAGATTGGCGCGTTGATGTAGAAGCCGAAGACGGTCGTGTGATCGGCCGAATGGCGGTCAAGGTGCTGGACAAGACAGCGGTCGGGTCCCTGTCCTTGACGACGGTGGTGTATTAG
- a CDS encoding type II toxin-antitoxin system RelE/ParE family toxin produces MTLIWTRRAIADVQAIKQFIAQDSPHAAQLVAQRLVAAVDRLTLFPESGRIVPELADPQIREVVQGSYRIVYRLLGQQAHILTVHHSARLFPLGQ; encoded by the coding sequence ATGACGCTCATCTGGACTCGCCGTGCTATTGCCGACGTTCAAGCGATCAAACAATTCATTGCTCAAGATTCCCCTCACGCAGCCCAATTGGTGGCGCAGCGCCTTGTGGCTGCCGTGGACCGCTTGACCCTGTTTCCCGAATCAGGGCGGATCGTCCCCGAGCTTGCCGATCCACAGATTCGCGAAGTCGTGCAGGGCTCGTACCGTATTGTGTATCGCCTTCTGGGGCAACAAGCGCATATCCTCACCGTCCATCATTCAGCTCGTCTCTTTCCTCTGGGGCAATAG
- a CDS encoding M48 family metallopeptidase, translated as MRHPISFQLLALMLCACLVEGCTTAPFGSRPDITLDEDEQRLWKSVLEEERRLDQSGLLYTDPIVTDYVNSVMAKVFPPRSGQHSLSVEVKVLKNPLLNAFAFPNGKIYVHTGMLARIQSEAQLATLLGHELTHATHRHTIQELRGIRRTSAALATFQVLTLPFGVFGAAATALGGVGYMGAVTGYSRGKEREADEVGLDLMVQAGYSPQEASMLFEKLKEDLALRKIDEPFFFGSHPRVQERIDSFKELVADKYASRGGAVEVDRYYHIMTPLIVDNSETDLAIGRVALVRRDLQQILERQPNNARAHFLMGEAFHQGHDVGDEEQAESHYRQAIEADPRLADPHRGLGYSLLKRGDRFGGQSELRRYLELAPQAADRGYVEQALKEQS; from the coding sequence ATGAGGCATCCAATCTCGTTCCAACTCCTGGCTCTCATGCTCTGCGCCTGCCTGGTGGAAGGATGCACGACTGCACCGTTTGGAAGCCGGCCAGACATCACCTTGGACGAGGACGAACAGCGCCTCTGGAAATCGGTCTTGGAAGAAGAACGACGGCTCGATCAGAGTGGATTGCTCTACACCGATCCCATTGTCACCGACTATGTCAATTCAGTCATGGCAAAAGTATTCCCACCGAGATCTGGCCAACACAGCTTGTCTGTCGAGGTCAAGGTGCTGAAAAATCCACTCCTGAACGCCTTCGCGTTTCCTAATGGAAAGATCTATGTGCATACAGGCATGCTCGCCCGTATCCAGAGCGAAGCTCAATTGGCCACCCTGCTCGGACATGAGCTCACCCATGCAACCCATCGCCATACGATCCAGGAACTCCGCGGCATTCGTCGCACCAGCGCCGCCCTCGCCACATTCCAAGTGCTCACGCTTCCCTTCGGCGTATTCGGCGCAGCAGCTACCGCTCTGGGCGGGGTCGGTTATATGGGCGCTGTCACCGGTTACTCGCGCGGGAAGGAGCGAGAGGCCGACGAAGTCGGACTCGACTTGATGGTCCAGGCCGGGTATTCGCCGCAAGAAGCCTCCATGCTGTTTGAAAAGCTGAAAGAAGATCTTGCCCTTCGCAAGATCGACGAACCGTTCTTCTTCGGTAGCCATCCCCGCGTACAAGAGCGCATAGACAGTTTCAAGGAACTCGTGGCCGACAAGTATGCGAGCCGCGGTGGAGCGGTGGAAGTCGATCGCTACTACCACATTATGACCCCGTTGATTGTCGATAATTCTGAGACGGATCTCGCGATTGGCCGTGTCGCCTTGGTGCGCCGCGACCTTCAACAGATCCTAGAGCGCCAGCCGAATAACGCTCGGGCTCACTTCCTGATGGGAGAAGCCTTTCACCAAGGTCACGACGTTGGTGATGAGGAACAGGCCGAGTCCCACTATCGGCAAGCCATCGAGGCGGACCCTCGTCTCGCTGACCCACATCGAGGGTTGGGCTATTCACTCCTGAAGCGAGGTGATCGATTCGGGGGACAGTCTGAATTGCGACGATATCTGGAACTTGCCCCCCAGGCAGCGGACAGAGGATATGTCGAACAAGCCCTAAAGGAGCAGTCATGA
- a CDS encoding nucleotidyltransferase family protein, whose product MRKHIQIPVPQDRVTSFCRKWSIAELALFGSVLRDDFRPDSDVDVLVTFAPGTHWGFEQMLDMKAELGELLGRPIDLVEKQLIDESPNYIRRRHILTHMETIYVAG is encoded by the coding sequence ATGAGGAAACACATCCAAATCCCTGTTCCGCAAGACCGCGTTACTTCGTTTTGCCGAAAATGGAGCATCGCCGAGCTGGCGTTATTCGGCTCGGTGCTACGGGACGATTTCCGGCCTGACAGTGATGTGGATGTCCTCGTGACGTTTGCGCCGGGTACCCACTGGGGTTTTGAGCAAATGCTCGATATGAAAGCGGAGCTCGGGGAATTGTTGGGACGTCCGATCGATCTGGTTGAGAAGCAACTGATAGACGAGAGTCCGAACTACATCAGACGAAGGCACATTCTGACTCACATGGAAACCATCTATGTGGCGGGATGA
- a CDS encoding DUF1499 domain-containing protein, with amino-acid sequence MRILSPCPDKPNCVSTTAGEERHAIAPFRYRKSRAEAKEALKAVMAGLPRTTLVEEDDAYLHFECTSLLFRFVDDVEFLFDEESKIIHFRSASRVGYGDLGVNRRRMEALRPLVDGKL; translated from the coding sequence ATGAGAATTTTGTCGCCCTGTCCCGATAAACCCAACTGTGTCTCGACGACCGCGGGGGAGGAGCGTCACGCGATTGCGCCGTTTCGCTATCGAAAAAGCCGCGCGGAGGCGAAGGAGGCGCTCAAGGCCGTCATGGCTGGTCTGCCACGTACGACGTTAGTGGAAGAAGACGACGCCTACCTCCATTTCGAATGCACCAGCCTCTTGTTCCGCTTTGTCGACGATGTGGAGTTCCTGTTCGACGAGGAGAGTAAGATCATTCATTTTCGCTCGGCGTCCCGTGTGGGATACGGCGATCTTGGCGTGAACCGTCGCCGGATGGAAGCACTCCGGCCGCTGGTGGATGGTAAGCTCTAA
- a CDS encoding FKBP-type peptidyl-prolyl cis-trans isomerase, with protein sequence MTSTGIELLEERTGDGLAARVGDRLIQNCRMFLHRGVAVPMNERQAANRPAHMPRGRRRRDLGRSPGGIGTASGHFWNRAGVMRNEGGGTARVRISPHLAYGHKGLPSLIPPDALLVVELWLRGIVQTR encoded by the coding sequence ATGACATCCACCGGCATTGAACTGCTTGAAGAACGCACCGGTGACGGCCTGGCGGCTCGGGTCGGCGATCGGCTCATTCAGAACTGCCGGATGTTCCTACATCGTGGGGTTGCGGTACCGATGAATGAACGGCAAGCGGCGAACCGGCCGGCACATATGCCCAGGGGGCGAAGGCGTCGTGACCTCGGCCGATCACCAGGTGGAATTGGGACGGCGTCAGGTCATTTCTGGAATCGAGCAGGCGTTATGAGGAATGAGGGTGGCGGCACCGCAAGAGTCCGTATCAGTCCGCACCTGGCATATGGACACAAGGGCCTGCCAAGCCTGATCCCACCGGATGCGCTGCTGGTCGTGGAGCTGTGGTTGAGAGGGATAGTTCAGACTCGATAG